One segment of Polypterus senegalus isolate Bchr_013 chromosome 8, ASM1683550v1, whole genome shotgun sequence DNA contains the following:
- the LOC120534413 gene encoding zinc finger protein 501-like isoform X2, with product MDWPGACLGLEKTRGSPGLRKRNKTENWGKIRLCIFRTPATYPEVTGGGGSAEDPHDMLSVSPAFRRDASSNLPESINYSPSSFTVANHLGDNFTKLTFASETSSLTAYSKNIPSTGHLPKHKKTRSGFSGRLSVETYTRLHAEEKTHCCSECGRQFSRPGKLQNHKRIHTGEKPHCCAECGKWFSLKNSLKTHLRIHTGEKPHSCSECGKRFLRISNLRIHMRIHTGEKPHCCSECGMRFSRISDLKRHMRIHTGEKPHYCSDCGKRFSQPGHLQNHKRIHTGEKPHCCSVCAMRFSRLSDLKTHMRIHTGEKPHCCFDCGKQFSQIGSLKTHIRTHTGEKPHCCSECGKQFSRVSNLKTHMRIHTGEKPYCCTECGKRFLQLIHLQNHKTIHTGEKPHCCSKCGKRFSQVSSLETHMMIHTGECKVAKQLFKKIGPAKMNK from the exons ATGGACTGGCCGGGAGCCTGCCTGGGTCTTGAAAAGACGCGAGGCAGCCCCGGCTTGCGAAAACGGAATAAAACGGAAAATTGGGGTaaaattag GCTTTGCATCTTCAGAACACCCGCGACGTACCCGGAAGTTACAGGAGGAGGGGGAAGTGCCGAGGACCCCCATGATATGCTATCTGTGTCACCGGCTTTCAGAAGAGACGCTTCTTCAA atTTACCAGAAAGTATTAACTATTCACCATCTTCATTTACTGTGGCTAATCATCTTGGTGACAATTTCACAAAATTGACTTTTGCCTCAGAAACCAGTAGTTTAACGGCTTACAGCAAAAACATCCCAAGCACAGGCCATCTTCCAAAACATAAGAAAACTCGCTCTGGATTCTCAGGCAGACTCAGTGTTGAGACTTACACAAGACtccatgctgaagagaaaacccattgctgctctgaatgtgggagACAATTCTCACGACCAGGTAAACTTCAGAATCATAAAAgaattcatacaggagagaagcCTCATTGCTGTGCTGAATGTGGCAAATGGTTCTCTTTAAAAAACAGTCTTAAAACACACTTGAGGATACACACAGGAGAAAAGCCAcatagctgttctgaatgtggcaaacgatttttGCGCATCAGCAATCTAAGGATACATATgaggattcacactggagaaaagccacattgttgttctgaatgtggcatgAGATTCTCACGTATAAGTGATCTAAAGAGACAtatgagaattcacactggagaaaagccacatTACTGTTCTGACTGCGGTAAACGTTTCTCACAACCTGGTCATcttcaaaatcacaaaagaattcacactggtgagAAACCACATTGCTGTTCTGTGTGTGCCATGAGATTTTCCCGGTTAAGTGATCTTAAGACACAcatgagaattcacactggagagaagccacatTGCTGTTTTGattgtggtaaacagttttcacaaattgGGAGTTTAAAGACGCACATAAGGactcatactggagagaaaccacattgctgttcagaatgtgggaaACAATTCTCACGTGTAAGCAATCTTAAGACACATATGAGGATTCACACTGGTGAAAAGCCATATTGTTGTACTGAATGTGGAAAGCGATTCTtacaactcatccaccttcaaaATCACAAAActattcacacaggagagaaaccaCATTGCTGTTCTAAATGTGGGAAAAGATTCTCACAAGTAAGTAGTCTTGAAACACACATGATGATTCACACTGGGGAGTGCAAGGTAGCaaaacaactgtttaaaaaaattggacctgcaaaaatgaacaaataa
- the LOC120534413 gene encoding zinc finger protein 501-like isoform X1, translating to MEQGTTLFKAEHSEWDPLYLEQNNLQIKKEDTEWETSGFEQGNVTIKNEHSEQVSFNFKTHSNDTVKCCKEDVSSGNLSLASSCLAVKQEVLDYDLIPMTKCCPQHHSVCMKLDIPECDTKVTEQICNNTEEKEESLSASQPGKYLPESINYSPSSFTVANHLGDNFTKLTFASETSSLTAYSKNIPSTGHLPKHKKTRSGFSGRLSVETYTRLHAEEKTHCCSECGRQFSRPGKLQNHKRIHTGEKPHCCAECGKWFSLKNSLKTHLRIHTGEKPHSCSECGKRFLRISNLRIHMRIHTGEKPHCCSECGMRFSRISDLKRHMRIHTGEKPHYCSDCGKRFSQPGHLQNHKRIHTGEKPHCCSVCAMRFSRLSDLKTHMRIHTGEKPHCCFDCGKQFSQIGSLKTHIRTHTGEKPHCCSECGKQFSRVSNLKTHMRIHTGEKPYCCTECGKRFLQLIHLQNHKTIHTGEKPHCCSKCGKRFSQVSSLETHMMIHTGECKVAKQLFKKIGPAKMNK from the exons ATGGAGCAAGGAACAACTCTGTTCAAAGCAGAGCACTCTGAATGGGACCCTCTCTATCTTGAGCAAAATAATCTGCAGATTAAGAAAGAGGACACTGAATGGGAGACTTCAGGTTTTGAGCAGGGAAATGTCaccattaaaaatgaacattctgAGCAAGTGTCTTTTAactttaagacacacagcaaTGACACTGTAAAATGTTGCAAAGAAGATGTCTCCTCAGGAAACCTCTCTCTTGCAAGTTCTTGTCTGGCAGTTAAACAAGAGGTACTTGATTATGACTTAATTCCAATGACAAAGTGCTGTCCTCAGCATCATTCTGTGTGCATGAAGCTTGACATACCAGAGTGTGATACCAAAGTTACTGAGCAAATATGCAACAAcacagaagagaaagaagagtcGTTATCTGCTAGTCAGCCTGGAAAAT atTTACCAGAAAGTATTAACTATTCACCATCTTCATTTACTGTGGCTAATCATCTTGGTGACAATTTCACAAAATTGACTTTTGCCTCAGAAACCAGTAGTTTAACGGCTTACAGCAAAAACATCCCAAGCACAGGCCATCTTCCAAAACATAAGAAAACTCGCTCTGGATTCTCAGGCAGACTCAGTGTTGAGACTTACACAAGACtccatgctgaagagaaaacccattgctgctctgaatgtgggagACAATTCTCACGACCAGGTAAACTTCAGAATCATAAAAgaattcatacaggagagaagcCTCATTGCTGTGCTGAATGTGGCAAATGGTTCTCTTTAAAAAACAGTCTTAAAACACACTTGAGGATACACACAGGAGAAAAGCCAcatagctgttctgaatgtggcaaacgatttttGCGCATCAGCAATCTAAGGATACATATgaggattcacactggagaaaagccacattgttgttctgaatgtggcatgAGATTCTCACGTATAAGTGATCTAAAGAGACAtatgagaattcacactggagaaaagccacatTACTGTTCTGACTGCGGTAAACGTTTCTCACAACCTGGTCATcttcaaaatcacaaaagaattcacactggtgagAAACCACATTGCTGTTCTGTGTGTGCCATGAGATTTTCCCGGTTAAGTGATCTTAAGACACAcatgagaattcacactggagagaagccacatTGCTGTTTTGattgtggtaaacagttttcacaaattgGGAGTTTAAAGACGCACATAAGGactcatactggagagaaaccacattgctgttcagaatgtgggaaACAATTCTCACGTGTAAGCAATCTTAAGACACATATGAGGATTCACACTGGTGAAAAGCCATATTGTTGTACTGAATGTGGAAAGCGATTCTtacaactcatccaccttcaaaATCACAAAActattcacacaggagagaaaccaCATTGCTGTTCTAAATGTGGGAAAAGATTCTCACAAGTAAGTAGTCTTGAAACACACATGATGATTCACACTGGGGAGTGCAAGGTAGCaaaacaactgtttaaaaaaattggacctgcaaaaatgaacaaataa